One genomic segment of Occultella kanbiaonis includes these proteins:
- a CDS encoding metal ABC transporter substrate-binding protein, producing MHRLRRGYVLPALTAVTALALAGCAGSSDANEGSAGGGLTVLTTFYPLQFVAEQVGGDLVEVSNLTPAGAEPHDLELSPVDVLTLEDADVVVYLSGFQPAVDDALASTSGPLILDTADAADLVIHGGAESEAAGDEHDEADHDEAEDGHAEDDGHDHGLEGEDPHFWLDPTRVAAVAAVVADTFTEADPDNADTYSANARALTAELTGLDEEYTAALGTCERDVIVVSHAAFGYLTDRYGLTQVGISGLDPESEPAPARLTEIGHIVEESGVTTIFTETLVSPKVAEVLAEDLGIDVGVLDPIEGLTDPEQDYLSVMRTNLDELTGALGCA from the coding sequence ATGCACAGACTCCGCCGCGGATACGTCCTGCCTGCTCTGACCGCCGTGACCGCCCTCGCACTGGCCGGGTGTGCCGGTTCGTCGGACGCGAACGAGGGCTCGGCGGGCGGTGGCCTGACGGTGCTGACCACGTTCTACCCGCTGCAGTTCGTGGCGGAGCAGGTCGGTGGCGACCTGGTCGAGGTGTCCAACCTGACACCGGCGGGCGCCGAACCGCATGACCTGGAGCTCTCCCCCGTCGACGTGCTGACCCTCGAGGACGCGGACGTCGTGGTGTACCTGTCCGGCTTCCAACCCGCCGTCGACGATGCGTTGGCCAGCACCTCCGGGCCGCTGATCCTGGACACCGCCGACGCCGCCGACCTCGTGATCCATGGGGGCGCCGAGTCGGAGGCCGCCGGCGATGAGCACGACGAGGCCGACCACGACGAGGCCGAGGACGGTCACGCCGAGGACGACGGTCACGACCACGGCCTCGAGGGTGAGGACCCGCACTTCTGGCTCGACCCGACCCGCGTCGCGGCCGTCGCCGCCGTCGTCGCGGACACCTTCACCGAGGCCGACCCGGACAACGCCGACACCTACTCCGCGAACGCGCGGGCCCTGACCGCCGAACTGACCGGCCTGGACGAGGAGTACACCGCGGCGCTCGGCACCTGCGAGCGCGACGTGATCGTGGTCTCCCACGCCGCGTTCGGCTACCTCACCGACCGGTACGGCCTGACCCAGGTGGGCATCTCCGGCCTGGACCCCGAGAGTGAGCCCGCCCCCGCCCGGCTGACCGAGATCGGCCACATCGTCGAGGAGTCCGGCGTCACCACCATCTTCACCGAGACCCTGGTCAGCCCGAAGGTCGCGGAGGTCCTGGCCGAGGACCTCGGCATCGACGTCGGCGTCCTGGACCCGATCGAGGGCCTGACCGACCCCGAACAGGACTATCTTTCGGTGATGCGGACCAACCTGGACGAACTCACGGGGGCGCTCGGCTGCGCATGA
- a CDS encoding metal ABC transporter ATP-binding protein has translation MSDLISVTDLRVDLGSATILRGIDLTVGEGEVVALLGANGSGKSTLMRAMLGLVPISGGDASLFGISVRNQRRQVPWPRIGYVPQRASVGSGIPATALEVVLTGLLHDRRWHVPRGGRTRALDALASVDLADRAHSPLHQLSGGQQQRVAIARALVRAPELLLLDEPMAGVDRPTQATFARLLTTLQSEGTTVGIVLHELGPIRPLIQRCVVLRHGVVAHDGGAPAPAPGHGAADHEHVHLDHGRHEPTDVREAVTPRSLP, from the coding sequence ATGAGCGATCTCATCAGTGTGACCGATCTGCGGGTCGACCTGGGCTCGGCGACCATCCTGCGCGGCATCGACCTGACTGTCGGCGAGGGAGAGGTCGTCGCCCTCCTCGGTGCGAACGGGTCCGGCAAGTCCACGCTGATGCGCGCCATGCTCGGCCTGGTCCCGATCTCGGGCGGCGACGCCAGCCTGTTCGGGATCTCCGTGCGCAACCAGCGGCGGCAGGTCCCCTGGCCGCGGATCGGCTACGTGCCGCAACGCGCCTCGGTCGGTTCCGGCATCCCCGCCACCGCCCTCGAGGTGGTCCTGACCGGGCTGCTCCACGACCGCCGCTGGCACGTCCCCCGCGGCGGGCGCACCCGGGCCCTCGACGCCCTGGCGTCGGTGGACCTGGCCGACCGCGCGCACAGCCCGTTGCACCAGCTCTCCGGCGGGCAGCAGCAACGGGTCGCGATCGCCCGCGCGCTCGTGCGAGCGCCGGAGCTACTCCTGCTCGACGAGCCGATGGCGGGCGTGGACCGCCCCACCCAGGCCACGTTCGCCAGGCTGCTGACCACGCTCCAGTCCGAGGGCACCACCGTAGGCATCGTGCTCCACGAGCTCGGCCCGATCCGCCCGCTGATCCAGCGGTGCGTAGTGCTCCGCCACGGCGTCGTCGCCCACGACGGTGGCGCCCCGGCCCCCGCACCCGGCCACGGCGCCGCGGATCATGAGCACGTCCACCTCGACCACGGCCGCCACGAGCCGACCGACGTGCGCGAGGCCGTCACCCCGAGGTCCCTACCATGA
- a CDS encoding metal ABC transporter permease encodes MSLLDSLISVVSSPMLQRSLIAALVVGLAAPVIGTYLVQRRLSLLGDGVGHVALTGVAMGWLVGSWTGAEPNDAYAVLGAVIAAVIGAILIEVVRSRGRTSGDVALALLFYGGIAGGVVIISLAGGTNANLTAYLFGSLATITTGDLVMTVIMAAVIMAVGIGLRTALFAVSQDEEFARSTGLPVQVLNILIAVVAALTVTVSMRVVGLLLVSALMIVPVAIAQLVTSSFRRTMFTAMGVGAAVCVIGLVITFFHRLAPGATIVVLAICVYAVIAAVRPLLGAGRGRAADPHPDMDDDVNVSKAGAQE; translated from the coding sequence ATGAGCCTCCTCGACAGCCTGATCTCCGTCGTCTCCAGCCCGATGCTGCAGCGGTCCCTGATCGCCGCCCTGGTGGTCGGTCTCGCCGCACCCGTGATCGGTACGTACCTGGTGCAGCGGCGGCTCTCCCTGCTGGGCGACGGCGTGGGTCACGTCGCGCTCACGGGCGTCGCCATGGGTTGGCTCGTCGGCTCGTGGACCGGCGCCGAACCGAACGACGCCTACGCGGTCCTGGGTGCCGTCATCGCCGCCGTGATCGGCGCCATCCTCATCGAGGTGGTCCGCTCGCGCGGACGCACCAGCGGTGACGTGGCGCTCGCGCTGCTCTTCTACGGCGGCATCGCCGGCGGTGTCGTGATCATCAGCCTCGCCGGGGGCACGAACGCGAACCTGACCGCCTACCTGTTCGGGTCCCTCGCCACCATCACCACCGGCGACCTGGTCATGACGGTCATCATGGCCGCCGTCATCATGGCCGTCGGTATCGGGCTCCGGACCGCCCTGTTCGCGGTCTCCCAGGACGAGGAGTTCGCCCGCTCCACCGGTCTGCCGGTGCAGGTGCTGAACATCCTGATCGCGGTGGTCGCCGCGCTGACCGTGACGGTCTCGATGCGCGTGGTCGGGCTGCTGCTGGTGAGCGCGCTGATGATCGTGCCGGTCGCCATCGCGCAACTGGTCACGTCCTCGTTCCGGCGCACCATGTTCACGGCGATGGGAGTCGGCGCCGCCGTCTGCGTCATCGGCCTCGTCATCACCTTCTTCCACCGCCTCGCGCCGGGCGCCACGATCGTTGTCCTGGCGATCTGCGTCTACGCTGTGATAGCGGCCGTCCGCCCCCTGCTGGGCGCCGGGCGGGGGCGCGCCGCCGATCCTCATCCGGACATGGATGACGACGTCAACGTCAGCAAGGCCGGTGCTCAGGAGTGA
- a CDS encoding Fur family transcriptional regulator, with product MQRMTRQRAAVSEVLADTEDFRSAQQLHDMLREAGHSVGLATVYRTMQTLAENGDVDVLRNAEGESLFRRCRKQVHHHHLVCRICGRTVELDAGVVEHWAADVGQSHGFVDVEHTAELFGTCAECMAAGAVDTRDA from the coding sequence ATGCAACGCATGACCCGCCAGCGCGCGGCCGTGAGCGAGGTCCTCGCCGACACCGAGGACTTCCGCAGCGCGCAGCAGCTGCACGACATGCTGCGCGAGGCCGGCCACTCGGTCGGCCTGGCGACCGTCTACCGCACCATGCAGACCCTCGCCGAGAACGGCGACGTGGACGTCCTGCGCAACGCCGAGGGCGAGTCGCTGTTCCGCCGTTGCCGCAAGCAGGTGCACCACCACCACCTGGTCTGCCGGATCTGCGGCCGGACCGTCGAGCTGGACGCCGGCGTCGTGGAGCACTGGGCCGCCGACGTCGGGCAGTCGCACGGCTTCGTCGACGTCGAGCACACCGCCGAACTGTTCGGCACCTGCGCCGAGTGCATGGCTGCGGGGGCGGTGGACACCCGGGATGCCTGA
- a CDS encoding DedA family protein produces the protein MPDFLAELPFWLTMLLLSCGAMLRGQGMYWAGRIVTEQALRRTHPTQGWTLRAHAWLQGGGADAGIRAIRRWGLFAVPVCYLTVGFQSMVQAGAGVLRITWWKYTLAQIPGAIAWGAIYATIGFAVWEAALAAAAGSPLGLAVIAALVVAVVVAVVLRRRHRSQRGTGPVAHVEAPDGGTGDGVIDTFAEVVESETQAPAAPAGPAG, from the coding sequence ATGCCTGACTTCCTGGCTGAGCTGCCGTTCTGGCTCACCATGCTGCTGCTCAGTTGCGGCGCGATGTTGCGTGGGCAGGGCATGTACTGGGCCGGCCGGATCGTCACGGAACAGGCGTTGCGGCGCACCCACCCGACGCAGGGCTGGACCCTCAGGGCGCATGCCTGGCTGCAGGGTGGCGGCGCGGACGCCGGCATCCGCGCGATCCGCCGCTGGGGCCTGTTCGCGGTACCCGTGTGCTACCTGACCGTCGGGTTCCAGTCGATGGTGCAGGCCGGCGCCGGCGTGCTGCGGATCACGTGGTGGAAGTACACGCTGGCGCAGATCCCCGGCGCGATCGCGTGGGGGGCCATCTACGCGACGATCGGCTTCGCGGTCTGGGAGGCGGCGCTCGCCGCCGCCGCGGGTAGCCCGCTCGGGCTCGCCGTGATCGCGGCGCTGGTGGTCGCCGTCGTGGTGGCCGTGGTTCTGCGGCGCCGGCACCGGTCGCAGCGCGGCACCGGTCCGGTGGCGCACGTCGAAGCTCCCGACGGCGGAACCGGCGACGGCGTCATCGATACCTTCGCCGAGGTGGTCGAGTCCGAGACGCAGGCGCCGGCTGCGCCGGCAGGACCCGCTGGGTAG
- a CDS encoding isoprenyl transferase — translation MAPGASAEVVAARGARVRAEPVAPPAHLTGARPPEVPAALVPKHVAIVMDGNGRWANARGLTRNEGHAAGEAVLLDVVAGAIEMGVTHISAYAFSTENWKRSPSEVRFLMGFNRDVLRRRRDLMNSWGVRVRWAGRRPRLWRSVINELEEAERLTDGNSTCTLTMCVNYGGRAEITDAVRAIGREVAAGRLDPERITERTVARHLDEPDMPDVDLFLRTSGEQRASNFLIWQSAYAEMVFIDKPWPDCDRRDLWDAVVTYARRDRRYGGAVDKPGAEGGSDERRG, via the coding sequence ATGGCACCTGGAGCGTCAGCTGAAGTCGTTGCGGCACGTGGAGCGCGCGTGAGGGCCGAGCCCGTCGCTCCACCGGCGCACCTCACCGGTGCTCGTCCGCCGGAGGTGCCCGCCGCTCTCGTCCCCAAGCACGTGGCCATCGTGATGGACGGCAACGGCCGGTGGGCCAACGCCCGCGGGCTGACCCGCAACGAGGGCCACGCCGCGGGGGAGGCGGTCCTGCTGGACGTCGTCGCCGGAGCGATCGAGATGGGCGTCACCCACATCAGCGCGTACGCGTTCTCCACCGAGAACTGGAAGCGGTCACCGTCCGAGGTCCGCTTCCTGATGGGCTTCAACCGGGACGTGCTGCGCCGGCGCCGGGACCTGATGAACTCCTGGGGCGTGCGGGTGCGCTGGGCGGGCCGCCGGCCGCGGCTGTGGCGGTCCGTCATCAACGAGCTCGAGGAGGCCGAGCGGCTCACAGACGGGAACTCCACCTGCACACTGACCATGTGCGTGAACTACGGCGGCCGGGCCGAGATCACCGACGCAGTGCGGGCCATCGGCCGCGAGGTGGCCGCCGGCCGGCTCGACCCCGAGCGGATCACCGAGCGCACCGTGGCCCGTCACCTGGACGAACCGGACATGCCGGACGTGGACCTGTTCCTGCGCACCTCGGGGGAGCAGCGGGCCTCGAACTTCCTGATCTGGCAGTCCGCCTACGCCGAGATGGTGTTCATCGACAAGCCCTGGCCGGACTGTGACCGCCGTGATCTCTGGGACGCCGTGGTGACCTACGCCCGCCGGGACCGGCGCTACGGCGGGGCCGTCGACAAGCCGGGTGCAGAGGGCGGATCGGACGAGCGCAGGGGCTGA
- the recO gene encoding DNA repair protein RecO: MKLYRDEAVVLRTRKLGEADRILTLLTRTHGQVHAVAKGVRRTSSKFGARLEPFSVIDLQLYNGRNLDVVTQVDTLAPHGRAISGDYGLFTTATAMVETAERLTEIEREPATQQYLLLVGALRSLAEKVHPSSLVLDSYLLRALAIAGWAPTFTECARCDAAGPHRSFSAPLGGIICTNCRPPGAAAPAPETVGLLGALLAGDWGHADVSHERHRKEASGLVAVYTQWHLERQLKSLRHVERA; this comes from the coding sequence GTGAAGCTCTACCGGGACGAGGCCGTGGTGCTGCGTACCCGCAAGCTCGGGGAAGCGGACCGGATCCTCACGCTGCTCACCCGCACGCACGGGCAGGTCCACGCCGTCGCGAAGGGGGTGCGCCGCACCTCCTCGAAGTTCGGTGCCCGCCTCGAGCCGTTCAGCGTGATCGACCTGCAGTTGTACAACGGGCGCAACCTGGATGTCGTGACGCAGGTGGATACGCTCGCCCCGCACGGGCGCGCGATCAGCGGGGACTACGGCCTGTTCACCACGGCGACGGCGATGGTCGAGACCGCGGAACGGCTCACCGAGATCGAGCGGGAGCCGGCCACCCAGCAGTACCTGCTGCTCGTCGGGGCGTTGCGCTCCCTGGCCGAGAAGGTGCACCCCTCCAGCCTGGTGCTCGACTCCTACCTGCTGCGCGCCCTCGCGATCGCCGGGTGGGCACCCACGTTCACCGAGTGCGCCCGCTGCGACGCCGCCGGCCCGCACCGGTCCTTCTCCGCGCCGCTGGGCGGCATCATCTGCACGAACTGCCGCCCGCCCGGTGCCGCGGCGCCCGCCCCGGAGACGGTGGGGCTGCTCGGTGCACTGCTCGCGGGGGACTGGGGCCACGCCGACGTCAGCCACGAGCGGCACCGCAAGGAGGCTTCCGGGCTGGTCGCGGTGTACACCCAATGGCACCTGGAGCGTCAGCTGAAGTCGTTGCGGCACGTGGAGCGCGCGTGA
- a CDS encoding NAD-dependent epimerase/dehydratase family protein: MRIFLAGGTGVIGRRLVPALIAAGHEVVATTRRLENVDQINRSGGKGVVVDVYDAARLTELIWTAAPDLVMHQLSDLRHFDTEATARIRRVGTRNLVAAAQQAGVGRIVVQSIAWAYEDGYGLASEDEPIEEGSAVAAMEELVGRLATATILRYGWWYGPGTWYAEGGRVADAVAEGLLPATRTVNSLVHVDDAVSATVQAIDWPAGVYNIADDEPAPGTQWLPVYANAIGAPAPTSPIWTNRSPGGRGASNAKARAAGWKPSHPTWRSGFAAAALGDE, encoded by the coding sequence ATGCGCATCTTCCTCGCTGGCGGCACTGGGGTCATCGGCAGGAGACTTGTTCCCGCACTGATCGCCGCGGGGCACGAGGTCGTTGCCACGACTCGCCGGCTCGAGAACGTCGATCAGATCAACCGTTCGGGTGGGAAGGGCGTCGTCGTCGACGTCTACGACGCCGCGCGCCTCACCGAGCTGATCTGGACTGCGGCACCGGACCTGGTCATGCACCAGTTGTCCGACCTCCGCCATTTCGACACCGAGGCCACCGCGCGGATCAGGAGAGTGGGTACGAGGAATCTCGTGGCGGCCGCCCAGCAAGCCGGCGTCGGGCGAATCGTGGTGCAGAGCATCGCTTGGGCCTACGAAGACGGCTACGGGCTGGCCAGCGAGGACGAACCGATCGAGGAGGGGTCCGCCGTGGCAGCGATGGAGGAGCTCGTGGGACGCCTGGCCACTGCGACCATCCTCCGCTACGGCTGGTGGTACGGCCCAGGCACCTGGTACGCCGAGGGCGGTCGGGTTGCCGACGCGGTGGCAGAAGGCCTCCTTCCCGCGACTCGCACCGTCAACTCCCTCGTGCACGTCGATGACGCCGTCTCGGCGACCGTCCAGGCGATCGACTGGCCCGCGGGCGTCTACAACATCGCCGACGACGAGCCCGCGCCGGGCACGCAGTGGTTGCCCGTGTACGCGAATGCAATCGGTGCGCCCGCACCGACGTCACCGATTTGGACCAACCGGTCCCCGGGTGGCCGGGGCGCGTCGAACGCCAAGGCAAGAGCTGCAGGCTGGAAGCCCAGCCACCCCACGTGGCGGTCGGGGTTCGCTGCGGCAGCGCTGGGAGACGAGTGA
- the sigJ gene encoding RNA polymerase sigma factor SigJ, whose product MDDTAGGVGPEAQTADKAEPGAEVLAERRHLISLAFRMLGTMAEAEDAVQETYVRWYRLSQEERDVIEVPAAWLTRVASRVCLNVLKSARWRRETYVGPWLPEPIPAHAANGLPVAATNPLEQVTLDDTVSTALLLVLESMTPAERVSFVLHDIFAMPFNEIADIVGRTPAACRQLATSARRRVQNGRGRQVTRAEHDEVVTAFAAAVRSGDIAGLVAVLDPEVTWRSDGGGVVTAARKPVIGARQVATFIMNVLATNRYGTVQPQETPDGLGFVMWDEGRVIGVVTLEVVDGLISEIRTVMNPHKLTLWN is encoded by the coding sequence GTGGACGACACAGCAGGCGGAGTGGGCCCTGAGGCGCAGACAGCGGACAAGGCGGAGCCGGGGGCCGAGGTCCTCGCCGAGCGACGGCACCTCATCTCGTTGGCGTTCAGGATGCTCGGGACCATGGCCGAAGCAGAGGACGCGGTCCAGGAGACCTACGTCCGCTGGTACCGGTTGAGCCAGGAGGAGCGGGACGTGATCGAGGTCCCTGCGGCATGGCTGACGCGCGTGGCCAGCCGTGTCTGCCTCAACGTCCTCAAGTCTGCGCGGTGGAGGCGAGAGACCTACGTCGGACCGTGGCTGCCGGAGCCCATACCGGCTCACGCAGCCAACGGCTTGCCGGTAGCGGCCACCAACCCGCTCGAGCAGGTCACGCTGGACGACACAGTGAGCACGGCCCTGCTCCTCGTCCTCGAATCCATGACCCCCGCAGAACGAGTCTCGTTCGTGCTGCACGACATCTTCGCGATGCCCTTCAACGAGATCGCAGATATCGTCGGACGGACGCCAGCGGCCTGCCGACAGCTCGCCACCTCCGCCCGACGGCGGGTGCAGAACGGGCGCGGACGTCAGGTGACTCGTGCAGAGCACGACGAGGTCGTGACCGCCTTCGCGGCGGCCGTCCGAAGCGGGGACATCGCCGGCCTGGTCGCCGTGCTGGATCCGGAGGTCACCTGGAGGTCCGACGGAGGCGGTGTCGTCACGGCCGCACGCAAGCCCGTGATCGGAGCACGTCAGGTGGCAACCTTCATCATGAACGTGCTGGCGACCAACCGGTACGGGACGGTTCAGCCGCAGGAGACACCGGACGGACTCGGCTTCGTGATGTGGGACGAAGGACGTGTCATCGGTGTGGTCACCCTCGAAGTCGTGGACGGCCTCATCTCCGAGATCCGCACGGTCATGAACCCGCACAAGCTCACGCTGTGGAACTGA
- a CDS encoding NAD(P)/FAD-dependent oxidoreductase produces the protein MFRTPHILIVGGGYAGFYAAWHLERRLKQSEASVAILDPRPYMTYQPFLPEVVAGSIEARHVAVSLRRHLRRTTVLSGRATSIDHVSKSVHARMNDGREVELAYDTIVVTAGAVTRTLPVPGIAESAFGLKHVEEAVAIRDAFLTALDRAADMPKGPARTRALTVTFIGGGFAGVEGFGELLSLSRAALKRYPEISPDELNFHLVEASERILPEVSAKTGAWVVRSFEHRGARVHLRTTVTSALGGEVILSSGERFESDLIVWTAGIAANPTISKHTDLPINQRGLLIVRPDLRIGTDDHPVVDAWATGPACTTGDAWAAGDNAAVPDLTRTASPPYAYTVPNAQHAVRQGKRLARNITKTLRGGVTRPYRHRSLGTVATLGLGTGVFEAGPVVIKGFLGWLIHRGYQVLAIPTWERKIRVASVWVTALFLGRDVVSLASVQRPRHEFVSGGRLELRTTSEEGLADAA, from the coding sequence ATGTTCCGTACTCCACACATCCTCATCGTCGGTGGCGGCTATGCCGGCTTCTACGCCGCGTGGCACCTCGAGAGGCGCCTCAAGCAGTCCGAGGCATCCGTGGCCATCCTCGATCCCCGTCCGTACATGACCTACCAGCCGTTCTTGCCGGAGGTAGTTGCGGGTTCGATCGAGGCACGGCATGTGGCCGTGTCGCTGCGCAGGCACCTGCGGCGAACCACCGTGCTGAGCGGACGCGCCACGTCTATCGACCATGTGAGCAAGTCCGTGCACGCGCGGATGAACGACGGGCGGGAGGTAGAGCTCGCGTACGACACCATCGTGGTCACGGCTGGGGCCGTCACTCGGACGCTGCCCGTGCCGGGCATCGCGGAGTCAGCCTTCGGCCTCAAGCACGTCGAGGAAGCCGTCGCGATCCGTGATGCGTTCCTCACAGCGCTCGACCGAGCCGCGGACATGCCGAAGGGACCGGCGCGCACCAGAGCACTGACCGTCACGTTCATCGGGGGTGGCTTCGCCGGTGTCGAAGGGTTCGGGGAACTGTTGAGCCTGTCGCGCGCCGCCCTGAAAAGGTATCCGGAAATCTCCCCGGACGAGCTCAACTTCCACCTGGTGGAGGCGAGCGAGCGCATCCTGCCCGAGGTTTCCGCCAAGACCGGCGCGTGGGTGGTGCGGTCATTTGAGCATAGAGGTGCCCGTGTGCACCTGAGGACAACCGTCACCTCGGCTTTAGGAGGCGAGGTCATCCTGTCCTCGGGCGAGCGCTTCGAGTCCGATCTGATCGTGTGGACAGCCGGGATTGCCGCCAACCCGACAATCTCCAAGCACACCGACCTGCCCATCAATCAGCGCGGCCTGCTCATCGTGCGCCCCGACCTCCGCATCGGCACGGACGACCACCCGGTGGTCGACGCGTGGGCGACGGGCCCCGCGTGCACGACGGGCGACGCGTGGGCGGCGGGCGACAACGCCGCAGTGCCGGACCTGACACGCACCGCGTCCCCGCCATACGCCTACACCGTGCCCAACGCACAGCACGCTGTTCGTCAGGGCAAACGACTTGCCCGCAACATCACGAAGACGCTGCGCGGCGGGGTGACCCGGCCGTACCGACACCGCAGCCTCGGAACCGTCGCGACGCTGGGACTTGGGACCGGAGTGTTCGAGGCCGGGCCCGTGGTCATCAAGGGATTTCTCGGGTGGCTGATCCATCGCGGTTACCAAGTCCTGGCCATCCCTACCTGGGAACGCAAGATTCGAGTCGCCTCCGTCTGGGTCACCGCACTCTTCCTGGGACGCGACGTCGTGTCGCTGGCCTCGGTCCAACGACCCCGACATGAGTTTGTCAGCGGCGGCCGTCTCGAGCTTCGCACCACGTCGGAGGAGGGTCTAGCGGATGCTGCTTGA
- the leuA gene encoding 2-isopropylmalate synthase codes for MSKRTTYGMPVAKYIPFHDTNAVDLPDRTWPGKRIQVAPRWLSTDLRDGNQALIEPMDPERKRKMFDLLVRMGYKEIEVGFPSASQTDFDFVRSIIDDDAIPEDVTISVLTQARQELIERTVQSVIGAHHATVHLYNATAPVFREIVFRNDKDATKELATAGTQHVMDYAEKLLDPGTEFGYEYSPEIFIDTEIEYALEVCEAVMDVWGPEDGREIILNLPATVERATPNVYADQIEWMSRQLSRRENVSLSVHPHNDRGTAVAAAELAVMAGADRIEGCLFGQGERTGNVDLVTLGLNLYSQGVDPLIDFSDIDEIRRTVEYCTRMDVHPRHPYGGDLVYTAFSGSHQDAIKKGFAVREQVIEKAGGDDADVVWTVPYLPVDPQDVGRSYEAVIRVNSQSGKGGVAYLLQSSRNLDLPRRLQIEFSRTVQRHTDAYGGEMSAERLWEIFSDEYLPATEENGLTAWGRFALHATQVSSAGDGSDDVLTATLRDGEDEVTVQARGNGPVAAFVAALAQRSVELSVLDYAEHALSEGGDAAAAAYVECEVDGQVIWGVGIDPSITTASFKAIISAVNRAVR; via the coding sequence ATGAGCAAGCGCACCACCTACGGAATGCCCGTAGCGAAGTACATCCCGTTCCACGACACGAACGCTGTGGACCTGCCGGACCGCACCTGGCCCGGCAAGCGGATCCAGGTGGCCCCGCGGTGGCTGTCCACCGACCTGCGGGACGGCAACCAGGCACTCATCGAGCCGATGGACCCCGAGCGCAAGCGGAAGATGTTCGACCTCCTGGTCCGGATGGGCTACAAGGAGATCGAGGTCGGGTTCCCGTCGGCCTCACAGACGGACTTCGACTTCGTCCGGTCGATCATCGACGACGACGCGATCCCCGAGGACGTGACGATCTCCGTCCTGACCCAGGCCCGGCAGGAGCTGATCGAGCGGACCGTGCAGTCCGTGATCGGCGCCCACCATGCCACCGTGCACCTGTACAACGCCACCGCGCCGGTGTTCCGGGAGATCGTGTTCCGCAACGACAAGGACGCCACGAAGGAGCTCGCCACGGCGGGTACCCAGCACGTCATGGACTACGCGGAGAAGCTGCTCGACCCGGGCACCGAGTTCGGGTACGAGTACTCCCCGGAGATCTTCATCGACACCGAGATCGAGTACGCGCTCGAGGTGTGCGAGGCCGTCATGGACGTGTGGGGACCGGAGGACGGGCGGGAGATCATCCTGAACCTGCCGGCCACGGTGGAGCGCGCCACGCCGAACGTGTACGCCGACCAGATCGAGTGGATGAGCCGGCAGCTGAGCCGCCGCGAGAACGTGTCCCTGTCCGTGCACCCGCACAACGACCGGGGCACCGCTGTGGCCGCCGCCGAACTGGCCGTCATGGCGGGCGCGGACCGGATCGAGGGCTGCCTGTTCGGCCAGGGCGAGCGCACCGGGAACGTGGACCTGGTCACCCTCGGCCTGAACCTGTACTCCCAGGGCGTGGACCCGCTCATCGACTTCTCCGACATCGACGAGATCCGCCGCACCGTCGAGTACTGCACCCGGATGGACGTCCACCCGCGCCACCCCTACGGCGGCGACCTCGTCTACACGGCGTTCTCCGGCTCCCACCAGGACGCGATCAAGAAGGGCTTCGCGGTCCGGGAGCAGGTGATCGAGAAGGCCGGCGGGGACGACGCGGACGTCGTCTGGACCGTGCCGTACCTGCCCGTGGACCCCCAGGACGTCGGCCGCAGCTACGAGGCCGTGATCCGGGTGAACTCCCAGTCCGGCAAGGGTGGCGTCGCGTACCTGCTGCAGAGCTCGCGGAACCTCGACCTGCCGCGCCGGCTCCAGATCGAGTTCTCCCGGACCGTGCAGCGGCACACCGACGCCTACGGCGGCGAGATGAGCGCCGAGCGGCTCTGGGAGATCTTCTCCGACGAGTACCTGCCGGCCACCGAGGAGAACGGCCTGACGGCGTGGGGCCGGTTCGCGCTGCACGCGACTCAGGTCTCCTCCGCCGGCGACGGCAGCGACGACGTGCTCACCGCCACCCTGCGCGACGGCGAGGACGAGGTCACCGTCCAGGCCCGCGGCAACGGTCCGGTCGCCGCGTTCGTCGCGGCCCTCGCGCAGCGCTCCGTGGAGCTCTCCGTGCTGGACTACGCCGAGCACGCGCTCTCCGAGGGCGGTGACGCCGCCGCAGCCGCGTACGTCGAGTGCGAGGTCGACGGACAGGTGATCTGGGGCGTCGGCATCGACCCCTCGATCACGACGGCGTCTTTCAAGGCGATCATCTCGGCGGTCAACCGCGCCGTGCGCTGA